In a single window of the Thiohalophilus sp. genome:
- a CDS encoding rhodanese-like domain-containing protein translates to MENQLRDDSGLLIDARLPSWHQKGTIPGSINIPFTVFEKSDLDPELISTFKRLGVTERQSKPGLVEKLLAAGEVNETWDFSNAKELILWCNGPWCGQSPRAIRGLLDHGYPPEKINYYRDGMQMWQILGLLTVQ, encoded by the coding sequence ATGGAAAACCAGTTACGCGATGACAGCGGCCTGCTGATCGATGCCCGGCTCCCCTCGTGGCACCAGAAGGGAACCATCCCCGGCTCCATCAACATCCCCTTTACCGTTTTCGAAAAATCAGATCTCGATCCGGAACTGATCAGTACGTTTAAACGGCTTGGGGTCACAGAACGCCAGAGCAAACCCGGCCTGGTTGAAAAGCTGCTCGCCGCTGGTGAAGTCAATGAAACCTGGGATTTCAGCAACGCCAAGGAGTTAATCCTGTGGTGCAACGGCCCCTGGTGCGGACAATCGCCGCGCGCCATCCGGGGCCTGCTGGACCACGGTTATCCGCCGGAGAAAATCAATTATTATCGCGACGGGATGCAGATGTGGCAGATACTGGGGCTGCTCACCGTCCAGTGA
- a CDS encoding UbiA family prenyltransferase → MSDTTQLPLAVDMDGTLVHSDTLWEACLRLLAERPWLVVVLPFWLLGGKAAFKQRLSERVRLDPTTLPYNQPLLEFLQAEKQRGRPLWLVTASHQQSAGAVAGYIGLFDGVLASDATHNLSGAGKAARLVEQFGEKGFVYAANATVDMKVWRRAAGAIAVNAGPGLTRRAAAATELERTFPRPGAADTVKTLLRAMRLHQWSKNGLIFVPLVLSHSWEATDLVMHTLLAFVAFGCAASAIYLVNDLIDLEADRLHHEKRHRPFAAGLLPLSWGIAMIPVLLAAGFAIASTVNADFMWVLLGYLLLTVTYSLFLKPVALLDVLALTSLYTLRIIAGAQAIEVPLSYWLLAFSMFIFFSLALSKRFSELYNLKQKPEGKQTARGYHTEDLPVVSLFGVSSGYIAVLIMVLYIHDLQADNLYDQPLWLWPVAIAILYWISRIWLLAHRGVLHEDPVLFAIHDRTSYIVALLVAVCLLLAL, encoded by the coding sequence TTGAGCGACACCACCCAGTTACCCCTGGCGGTCGATATGGACGGCACGCTGGTGCACAGCGACACCCTGTGGGAAGCGTGCCTGCGGCTGCTGGCCGAGCGGCCCTGGCTGGTGGTGGTGCTGCCCTTCTGGCTGCTGGGCGGTAAAGCGGCGTTCAAGCAGCGGCTCAGCGAACGTGTCCGCCTCGATCCGACAACCCTGCCCTATAACCAGCCCCTGCTGGAATTTCTGCAGGCGGAAAAACAGCGCGGCCGCCCCCTGTGGCTGGTGACCGCCTCCCACCAGCAGAGTGCCGGGGCGGTGGCCGGCTATATCGGCCTGTTCGACGGCGTGCTGGCCAGCGATGCGACACATAACCTCTCCGGCGCGGGGAAAGCCGCCCGACTGGTCGAACAGTTCGGCGAAAAGGGGTTTGTCTATGCCGCCAATGCGACGGTCGACATGAAAGTCTGGCGCCGGGCGGCGGGCGCCATCGCGGTCAACGCCGGTCCGGGGCTGACCCGTCGGGCGGCGGCGGCGACCGAGCTGGAACGCACCTTTCCCCGGCCGGGCGCCGCCGATACCGTCAAGACGCTGTTGCGGGCCATGCGCCTGCACCAGTGGAGCAAGAACGGGCTGATCTTCGTGCCCCTGGTGCTCTCCCACAGCTGGGAAGCGACGGACCTGGTGATGCATACCCTGCTGGCCTTTGTCGCCTTCGGCTGTGCCGCCTCGGCCATCTACCTGGTCAATGACCTGATCGATCTGGAGGCCGACCGGCTGCATCACGAAAAACGTCACCGGCCCTTCGCCGCCGGCCTGCTGCCGCTGTCCTGGGGGATCGCCATGATCCCGGTGTTGCTGGCGGCGGGCTTTGCCATTGCCAGCACGGTCAACGCTGATTTCATGTGGGTGCTGCTGGGCTACCTGCTGCTAACCGTTACTTACTCCCTGTTTCTCAAGCCGGTGGCCTTGCTGGATGTGCTGGCGCTGACCAGCCTGTATACCCTGCGGATTATTGCCGGCGCCCAGGCCATCGAGGTACCGCTCTCCTACTGGTTGCTGGCCTTTTCCATGTTTATCTTTTTCAGCCTGGCATTGAGCAAACGCTTTTCCGAGCTGTACAACCTCAAACAGAAACCGGAAGGCAAGCAGACCGCGCGTGGCTACCATACCGAAGATCTGCCCGTCGTCAGTCTGTTCGGTGTCAGCAGCGGTTATATCGCGGTACTTATCATGGTGCTGTATATCCACGATCTGCAGGCCGACAATCTGTATGATCAACCGTTATGGCTGTGGCCGGTGGCCATCGCGATACTCTACTGGATCAGCCGCATCTGGCTGCTCGCCCATCGCGGTGTGTTGCACGAAGATCCGGTACTGTTTGCCATTCATGATCGCACCAGCTATATCGTGGCCCTGCTGGTCGCCGTCTGTCTGTTACTGGCGCTCTAG